The proteins below are encoded in one region of Juglans microcarpa x Juglans regia isolate MS1-56 chromosome 4D, Jm3101_v1.0, whole genome shotgun sequence:
- the LOC121260118 gene encoding uncharacterized protein LOC121260118 — protein sequence MSFVHIWDGLVSRHNKTELELIVCALRTIWLQRNRLVFEGKLKGPKKVWLIARLEVKDFHQQCGMTQIVGGVAKGTLMKWSKLAFNWFKLNWNVAFCEKNKRMGGGIVVRSWESDLVAAAGWSKRFITNPLLAEATTLERATYLRIELGLYEAIFEGDALVLINDVKGKIENWSWYGQIVEDLMLFFYHNNNRQLKFIPRIGNNAAHILVKLALGFEEEVVWIEEGPREILQCVDCEKL from the coding sequence ATGAGTTTTGTTCATATTTGGGATGGACTGGTATCGAGACATAATAAGACAGAGCTTGAGTTGATTGTGTGTGCGCTAAGGACAATCTGGTTGCAAAGGAATAGGCTGGTTTTTGAAGGTAAGTTAAAGGGCCCTAAGAAGGTCTGGCTGATTGCAAGATTGGAAGTGAAGGATTTTCACCAACAGTGTGGAATGACTCAAATAGTTGGAGGGGTTGCTAAAGGTACACTTATGAAATGGAGCAAGCTTGCATTTAACTGGTTCAAGCTTAATTGGAATGTAGCTTTTTGTGAGAAGAATAAGAGGATGGGAGGTGGAATAGTGGTTAGAAGCTGGGAAAGTGATTTGGTAGCAGCTGCAGGGTGGTCCAAGAGGTTTATTACTAATCCTTTACTAGCTGAGGCTACTACTTTAGAGAGAGCTACATATTTGAGAATAGAACTAGGATTGTATGAGGCAATTTTTGAGGGGGATGCTCTTGTGTTGATCAATGATGTAAAGGGTAAGATTGAGAACTGGTCTTGGTATGGACAAATTGTAGAAGATTTGATGTTGTTCTTCTATCATAACAACAATCGACAATTGAAGTTTATACCAAGAATAGGGAACAATGCTGCACACATCCTTGTTAAGCTAGCTTTAGGCTTTGAGGAGGAAGTGGTTTGGATTGAGGAGGGTCCAAGAGAGATTTTGCAATGTGTTGATTGTGAGAAATTGTAG
- the LOC121259707 gene encoding aconitate hydratase 1, whose amino-acid sequence MAGENPFKSILKTLEKPGGGQFGKYYSLPALDDPRIDKLPYSIRILLESAIRNCDEFEVKSKDVEKIIDWENTSPKQVEIPFKPARVLLQDFTGVPAVVDLACMRDAMNRLGGNSNKINPLVPVDLVIDHSVQVDVARSENAVQANMEFEFQRNKERFGFLKWGSNAFHNMLVVPPGSGIVHQVNLEYLGRVVFNTDGILYPDSVVGTDSHTTMIDGLGVAGWGVGGIEAEAAMLGQPMSMVLPGVVGFKLLGRLRDGVTATDLVLTVTQMLRKHGVVGKFVEFYGEGMSELSLADRATIANMSPEYGATMGFFPVDHVTLQYLKLTGRSDDTIAMIESYLRANNMFVDYTKPQVERVYSSSLELNLEDVEPCISGPKRPHDRVPLREMKADWLACLDNRVGFKGFAVPKESQNKAVDFTFHGTPAQLRHGDVVIAAITSCTNTSNPSVMLGAALVAKKACELGLEVKPWVKTSLAPGSGVVTKYFQRSGLQKYLNQLGFHIVGYGCTTCIGNSGDLDEAVASAITENDIVAAAVLSGNRNFEGRVHPLTRANYLASPPLVVAYALAGTVNIDFETEPIGLGKDGKKIFFRDIWPSNEEVANVVQSSVLPDMFRATYEAITKGNPMWNQLSVPSGTLYSWDPTSTYIHEPPYFKEMSMSPPGLHGVKNAYCLLNFGDSITTDHISPAGSIHKDSPAARYLLERGVDRRDFNSYGSRRGNDEVMARGTFANIRLVNKLLKGEVGPKTIHIPTGEKLSVFDAAMRYKSEGHETVILAGAEYGSGSSRDWAAKGPMLLGVKAVIAKSFERIHRSNLVGMGIIPLCFKPGEDAETLGLTGHERYSIDLPSSVNEIRPGQDLAVVTDNGKSFTCTLRFDTEVELAYFDHGGILQYVIRNLINSHH is encoded by the exons ATGG CTGGTGAGAACCCTTTCAAGAGCATATTGAAGACGCTCGAGAAGCCAGGCGGTGGTCAATTCGGCAAGTACTACAGCTTGCCAGCTCTAGACGATCCCAGAATCG ATAAGCTCCCATACTCTATTAGGATACTTCTCGAATCAGCAATTCGTAATTGTGATGAGTTTGAGGTTAAGAGTAAGGATGTGGAGAAGATTATTGATTGGGAGAACACCTCTCCCAAACAGGTTGAAATCCCATTCAAGCCTGCCAGAGTGCTGCTGCAG GATTTTACTGGGGTTCCAGCAGTTGTTGATCTTGCTTGCATGCGGGATGCTATGAACAGGCTTGGTggaaattctaataaaattaacCCATTG GTTCCTGTAGATCTTGTCATAGACCACTCAGTTCAGGTTGATGTGGCAAGATCCGAAAATGCAGTGCAAGCAAATATGGAATTTGAGTTCCAGCGTAACAAAGAAAGATTTGGTTTCCTCAAATGGGGATCTAATGCATTCCATAACATGCTCGTTGTTCCTCCTGGATCAGGGATAGTTCATCAG GTCAATCTAGAATACCTTGGCAGAGTTGTGTTCAACACAGATGGCATACTTTACCCTGATAGTGTTGTCGGAACAGATTCACATACAACAATGATAGATGGATTGGGTGTCGCCGGTTGGGGAGTTGGCGGGATAGAAGCAGAAGCTGCAATGCTTGGCCAG CCAATGAGCATGGTCCTGCCTGGTGTGGTTGGTTTTAAATTACTGGGAAGACTGAGAGATGGTGTAACAGCTACTGACTTGGTTTTGACAGTAACTCAAATGCTGAGGAAGCATGGAGTAGTTGGCAAGTTTGTGGAGTTCTATG GGGAAGGCATGAGTGAATTGTCACTAGCAGATCGTGCAACTATTGCGAACATGTCTCCTGAGTATGGTGCAACAATGGGCTTCTTTCCTGTGGATCATGTCACCCTGCAATACCTGAAACTGACTGGCAGAAGTGATGACACT ATTGCTATGATAGAATCCTATTTACGTGCTAATAACATGTTTGTGGACTACACCAAG CCCCAAGTCGAAAGAGTTTACTCCTCCTCTTTAGAGCTTAATCTTGAAGATGTTGAACCTTGTATATCTGGTCCAAAGAG GCCACATGACCGTGTCCCTCTGAGAGAGATGAAAGCTGATTGGCTTGCATGCCTTGATAATAGAGTTGGTTTTAAG GGTTTTGCTGTACCAAAGGAATCTCAGAATAAGGCTGTAGATTTCACATTTCATGGGACCCCGGCACAGCTTAGGCATGGGGATGTGGTTATTGCTGCAATCACTAGCTGCACTAATACCTCAAATCCTAGTGTAATGCTTGGAGCTGCACTAGTTGCGAAAAAAGCCTGTGAACTCGGATTGGAG GTGAAGCCATGGGTTAAGACAAGTCTGGCACCTGGTTCCGGCGTTGTAACCAAATACTTCCAAAGGAG TGGCTTGCAGAAGTATTTGAATCAGCTAGGGTTTCATATAGTTGGATATGGTTGTACGACATGCATTGGGAATTCAGGAGATCTTGATGAAGCAGTGGCGTCAGCAATTACTGAAAATG ATATTGTAGCTGCAGCTGTATTGTCTGGAAATAGGAATTTTGAGGGCCGTGTGCATCCTTTAACAAGGGCTAATTATCTTGCTTCACCTCCCCTCGTGGTTGCCTATGCTCTTGCTGGGACG GTAAATATCGATTTTGAAACAGAACCAATTGGATTGGGGAAagatggaaagaaaatatttttcagggACATTTGGCCATCCAATGAAGAAGTAGCCAAC GTTGTACAATCAAGTGTGCTGCCCGATATGTTTAGGGCTACATATGAAGCAATCACCAAGGGAAACCCGATGTGGAATCAATTATCTGTACCTTCTGGCACTCTCTACTCCTGGGACCCAACATCCACATATATACATGAGCCGCCCTACTTTAAAGAAATGAGCATGTCTCCTCCAGGCCTTCATGGAGTGAAGAATGCTTACTGCTTGCTCAACTTTGGCGATAGCATTACAACTGACCACATCTCACCAGCTGGTAGCATCCACAAAGACAGTCCTGCAGCCAGATACCTTCTGGAGCGTGGGGTTGATAGGAGAGACTTCAACTCTTATGGAAGTCGTCGTGGTAATGATGAGGTTATGGCAAGGGGCACTTTTGCCAATATTCGCCTTGTCAATAAACTATTGAAAGGAGAAGTTGGGCCAAAAACCATTCATATTCCCACTGGCGAGAAACTATCTGTATTTGATGCTGCCATG AGGTACAAGAGTGAGGGGCATGAAACAGTTATTTTGGCTGGTGCCGAGTATGGGAGTGGAAGTTCTCGTGATTGGGCTGCCAAGGGGCCAATGCTACTG GGTGTGAAAGCAGTCATAGCAAAGAGCTTTGAGCGCATTCACCGCAGTAATTTGGTGGGCATGGGTATCATTCCACTATGTTTTAAGCCTGGGGAGGATGCTGAGACTCTTGGGTTGACTGGCCATGAACGATATAGCATCGATCTTCCAAGCAGCGTGAATGAAATTAGACCTGGTCAAGATCTTGCAGTAGTTACGGACAATGGAAAGTCCTTCACTTGTACACTAAGATTTGACACAGAG GTGGAACTTGCTTATTTCGATCATGGAGGCATTCTACAATACGTCATTCGAAACTTGATCAATTCTCATCATTAA